The genomic window GGGGCGGGCAGAAGAGCTGTGACACTGAAGGACACCCAGGAGGGGACAGCACCCTGCCCCTTCCAGCCGGGGCAACACGGCGGCACCCAGCTCCCCCTCACCCCAGCCGGACCCCAGCGCTGGGTGGGGGCACCGAGCCCACCCCCTGCGGGGGCTGCAAAACACGTCTGTGACAGGGagcctgcctctgcccctcTGTGTGCGGGAGGGCATGGGCACGGCCGCAGCTGCACCCGGGACGGGGCTGCGGGCAGGAACCGGGGCTGCCGCGGCAGCTCCTCGGCCGGGGGCAGAGAGTGGGCAGGGAAAGAGACCTccgctcctgcctgcctgcggtTGCGCCTGCCAGACGGAGCCATGGCGGTGGTGGCACCGCCGCACGCCGGTGCTGGGAACCAGGTCAGGCACGGGGGCGGTGGCACGGCTGCTGTCACCGGCTCCGCTTGGGGGGAGCTGGTGCCCCCAGCCATGCCGTGGGGACTGGGGGCACGGGTGCCGTGCGTgccaaggaaagaaatgggCTCTGAGCCACCCTGGCGGCAGGTAGGATTTAAtggggtggcagaggggagcGGGTTGCAGGGGGCTCTGGGTGCCCGGGCAGCCCCAAGCGGCGCAGGGTGCgcaggaagggggggggggggggggcacagagcGGGCCCTGGggcagcaccagctgctgcaggtggAGGTGGAGCGGGAGGCGGTGGAGCTGCCGCGGGGAGATCCCCAGccggcacagcagctcctcgTCCAGCATCTGTAACGCGGCAGGGGGGGCAGCTCAGGAGGGTCCCTGGGGGCTGTGCTgagcccccagcacccaccccagcCACGTACCTGTGTGCGGGTCGGGGCAGCCTcggggggcaggaggaagggcacccccagcaccctgcccacGCGGGATGAATGCTTGTGGTCGCCCAGGGCCGGGCACAGCAGCAGCGTCAGGTGCACCGGGAGCTGCTCCGGGAAGGCTGGGGAAGCACGGGGAGGCAGGGGTGGGACCGTgccggcagcgggggggggggggggcacgggggggggtgttgggggtcCGCTCACCTGTcctgggctggagctggagcagggcacAGCCCCCTGCGGTCCCCAGCACCCGGTAGTGCGTCAGGGTGCTCTTCACCTCCTTCCTGGCCAGGCTGCGGCGTCCCGGAGCCGGCACCGGCACCACCTGCGGCAGCACAGCCTTCAGCCCCCCCACCTCGGGgcatcccccccctcccctgcaccccCGGCCCCCGCTTACCACGGTGGTGtcaccctgctgctgccagcgcAGCCCGGCGCGGATCTCGCCCTCCGCCTCCGCTGGGACCCCCACGGTGACGGCgctgtggggagagggggtgaggaggggacggggcccccccccccgtgccggCACGGCGGGGTCCCGGGGACTCACTGGTACGTGGCGGGGTACTGGCCTCTGCGACGGGCATCGGCAAAGAACCGCTGGAGCTGCTCGGTGGCGCGGTGGCAGCCGGACAGGAGGACGAGGCCGGAACACTCCCTGCGGGTCGTGGGAGCTCTGAGCTCCcgagtggggtgggggggctggcACCCCCTaacctcccctgccccagggaccccccccagccgTACCTGGCGGGAGCCTTCACCACGTGGAGCTCGGCGGGGAGGCCCAGGCGTCGTCTCAGCACCGGCAGCAGCAACACCAGGCTCAGCTCCCCGGAGcgccctgggggggggggggggggggttagcgCCTGCTGGTGCTCCCCCCACCCTAAGCCGGACCTCCCCGCCACCCCATCCCACACTCACCCAGGACGGGCAGGCCGGGGGGCTTGCTCAGCGCCAGCAGGGCTCCTGGTGAGGACATGGTTGGTCAGGatgcggccccccccccccccagcgtgtacacacacacacacacacacacacgcccccccccccgggtacCTTCCCGGTGCACCACAGaagcctccagcagccccagcgTCTCCTCGGGGCCCAGCGGCCGCCCCCACCTGCGGGAGGTTGGAGTGGGTGGGAGGCACGCGTGGGacacacccccccctccccggccacCTCCCCTCGTGTCCCCCCGGCCCCACGCGTGTTCCCCAAATCTGACCCCAcacccaccgcccccccccccccccccccagcgtgTCCCTGCAcccgcacccccccccagcctctccGCGCTCACGCGCGTGCAACCCCACGCGTGTCCCCCACTCCCACACGCACCCCACAACCTCTGCGCTCACCCCCAATGCGCCCCCACCCGTGTGCACCCCCACCCGCCACCACAGCCCCCCGCGCACCCACGGGCGCCCACCACCCACGTACACGCGCGCGCGCCCGCCCCACACCCGCGCgcccccccgctcctcccccccccccccccgctgacCCCGCGGCGCGCGCCAGCACGCGCGCGGCGGTGCCCCCGCCCGCCATGGCGGTAATGCGCCTGCGCGGAGGCGGGGCCGAGGCGGGGGGGCACCCCCGCCACGGCCATAGAGCCGAGCCTCCGGGCGCGCAGAGCGGCCGCCCAGGCGTTTAGAGCCGGCGGCCGTGGCCATAGATAGACGGAAGAGCGGGTAGAGCGTCCCGCTGGTAGGTGGGGtgcggcgggccgggccggcggggagggggtcCCGGGGGTGTCACCTGCGGGGGTGCCCGGGGGGCTGTGCCGGGGGGTCAGGCGGAGGCAGGGCGGTCACGGGAAGGGGGTCCCGGGGCTGTCACGGGGGCCTGTCCGTGGGAgtggggggtccccggggggcTGGAGCCTGCGGCTGCGGGCGGTGCCCGGAGCCGCCCcgcgggagcggggggggggggccgctccCGCCTCACGCTGTGCCTCCCCAGGGTAGCACTATGGCCTCCCGCGGGGGTCCCCGCGCCACCGGCACCGACGGCAGCGACTTCCAGCACCGGGAGCGCGTGGCCTCGCACTACCAGATGAGGTGGGTGTCCCGCCGCTGCGGGGACCCGGCGGCCTCCCCCAGGGCTCCCGGTGGGGGCCGGGCCGCGTCCCCCCGGCAGGCCCTGACGGCCCCGCGCTCTCTCCCCCAGCGTGGCCCTCAAGTCGGAGATCAAGAAGCTGATCTACACGCATGTGGGcatctggctgctgctgctggcccagaTGTGCGTGGGGCACCTCAAGCTGCTGCCCCACGACCAGGTGGCCATGCCCTACCAGTGGGAGTACCCCTACCTGCTCAGcatcctgccctccctcctgggcctcctctccttcccccgCAACAACATCAGCTACCtggtcctctccatgatcaGCACCGGCCTCTTCTCCGTGGCTCCCCTCATTTACGGGGCCATGGAGATGTTCCCCATGGCGCAGCAGCTCTATCGTCACGGCAAAGCTTACCGCTTCATCTTCGGCTTCTCTGCCGTCTCCGTCATGTacctggtggtggtggtggccgCCCAGGTGCACGGCTGGCAGCTCTACTACAGCAAGAAGCTGCTGGACTCCTGGTTCACCAGCACgcaggagaagaagaagaaatgagcGGGGACGGGTGGGCTCCGCGAGGGCTGGAGCTCCGTAGCCGGGCCCCGTGGGGCGGCGCTGGCGCAGCTccggtgggtgggtgggggtccACGGGGACCAACCTGTGTGTCTGAGCCACGCCACGGCTCTGGGCGcgcatggcgggggggggggaggcggctcCCGGGCCGTGGAGGGTCCccaccaccgccccccccccctttcctctgcGTGTTCCTCTATGGAAATAAAGCACCCTCCACGGTCCCACGCGTGTCTGCGCCGCAGGAAGCGCCGCctggcagcggggcggggggagagagCGGCGGGGCCGCACGTGCCGGCGGAGGAatgcggcggggccggcccggggcggggcggggagcggcggcggctcctcggCCATGGGGCGCCCGGTGTCGCTCGCCGTTGCCGCCgcgctgctgctggtgctgcccgGGACCGGGGCCGCCGTCACCCGCCTCCGGGTCTCCGCCAACTTCGTGAGCAccgaagggggggggggggggccgggggaggcggtggggggggggccgggggcgggcggcacCGCGCTCACCCCCGTCTCTTTGCTTACAGGAGTGCCGGGCCACCGGTGAGTAGCGGCGGGGTCGGGATCGGGGCCGGGCTACGAGCTCCGGGGCTTCCCCCTGCCCGCGGCTACCGGGTCCTGGAGGGCGGCGGGGCTCCCGGTCTCCGGGGTTTCCCCCTTCCCCGGGGCTCCCGGTGCCGGCGGTAGGCGGGACCCCCGGCGCACGGCAGcccctctctgctctttctccccCCGCCAGCCGACAGCACGCTGAGCCGCCCCCGCTGCcaccgcccggcccggcccgggcccgggcccccGCTGAAGCCGCCCGCCCTGGCGCTGAGCAGGGCCCGGCTGTGCCTGCCCtcgcagccctgccagccctgcctgcgggTGCGCCTGGCCCTCCCCGCCGCAGGTACGGGCAGGGGTGGCTGGGCCGGGCACCCCTGGActggggggggagaagggggcgACTCGTCCTCCCACCCGTGTCAGCACCCCACGCCGGTTTCTCGCAGAGCTCGGTGGTGTCCGTGGGCTGCAGCTCAACTTCCTGGAGCTGGGTTCCAACCGGGCCGGCTGGCTGCAGGTGTGGCGACGGCACCGGGCGCCCGGCAGCTCGCTGGTGAGTCCGGGGTGCGTCGCGGGGCCGGACGCCGGGCTGGCACATCCCGCTCATCCGCTCCGTTCCCCGCAGTGGCAGGTACGGTTCGACTGCTTCCCGGCGGAGAGCGGGCGGCAGGTCCTCGTCTCCCTCCGCACCATCCCCGACCGAGGCTTGGCCCTCAGCCGCAGCCGCCTGGTCGTCGCCGAGCCGCCCGGTGAGGCTGGGAGGGATCCCGGGGGGCGTCCGGGGGGACGCCGGCACcggctgaccccccccccccgcctgctcCGCAGGGCCCGTCTTCACCCACGCCTGGGTCCCCGAGGCGCGGGCCATCGAGGTGTGGGTGCCCGAGGGCCCTGCCCTGATGGTGCGGCTGTGCCACCAGTTGGCCCTGGAGTGCGAGGAGCTGCCCCGGCCCTTCCACCGGCAGGTAATGGCTCCGGTCgtcccctccccgggctgcccGCCACGCTCCCCCCCAGCTGACGCTGCCTCTGTGCCCGcaggtgctggtgctggggggCCGCCGCGTGTCCCTGCCGTACGAGTTCCTGGTGCCCTGCCTGTGCGTCGAGGTGCGTCGCCCTCCCCTGCGGCCGCCAGGCCCTTCTCTCTGCCCGTGTGGGGTGGGGGCACATCCTGCCCTGACCGCCCCGCTCTGCTCCCCCAGGCCTCCTACCCCCACCACGACAGCCCGCGCAGCAAGCGCTGCCCCTTCCGCGACCAGCCCGACGCCTGTGAGTGCCCGCGGGGTGGGGAGCCCGGTCCCAGGGGTGCCCCCCAGCCGTCCCCCCAGCTCGCTGACGCGGTGTCCCGCAGACGGCCCCGAGCTGTGGTCCTCGGTGCGCTTCCACGACTACAGCGCCAGCAGCAAGGACCAGATGGCGATGGTGCTGAGCGCCAGCTGCCCCCTGCACCCCCGGGCCACCCTGTGCTGGAGGGAGGCGGCAGCCGAGTCTGCGCCCTGCCACGATGTCCCCAACTCCACGGCCAGTGAAGAGGAGCAGGTGAAGGGTCCCGGTCTCGGGGTACCACAGGGCGCCAGCCTGGAGTGGTGCGGGGCTTTGCCCCTGATTGGGGCACCCACCGGACCCCAAGGTCCCACAAGGGCGGTGGGTGGGCACTGGGGTGCCCGTGGGCTGTGTGCGTCGGGGACGGTGACGTGCTCTATGCCCGTTCCAGGCATACACGCTGGACAAGGTGGACGTGcacccccagctctgcttccGGGTAAGCCCCCGCGGGTGGGTGGGCGCTGCCTGGGAAGGGGCTTGGGGGGCAGCGGTGGGTGATGGCAGTTCACCTAGCCCCTCCACTGATCCCCGTTCCCCCCAGTTCTCCTACGGGAACAGCAGCCACGTGGAGTGTCCCCACCGGCCAGGTGAGCCCCACAGGTGGGGGGCACCCCTGGGCTGACCACAGCCCTGCTGCGGGGTCCCTCGCACCCCTCATGCCCTCGGGTGTCCcgcaagcccccccccccccccccccccctctccacAGAGACCGCCTGGAATGTCTCGGTGAGCGTCCgggggctgcagctgcacctGCACCTCACCTCCAGCATCCCCGCAGCCTTCAGCGCAGCCCTCTGCCAGCGCCGTGGCAGGCAGTGCGAGCCCGAGGCCCCCTTCTACACTGTCACACGGGTGAGTGTCACGGGCCTGGGGGGGGACATGGCGGGGACCGACCCACGCTGACCCTGCCCTTGTGCTTTGCAGCCAGAGGGCTCTGCCCCAGGGGAGCTGGCGCTGCTGTTGCCGGTGCACGTCCTGGGCAGCTGCGTGCTGGTAAGGTGACCCCTGCGTCGGCACCCGCACCGTGGCGGGGGGGACACaaacctgccccccccccctcacctcgCCTCTTCCCCAGGTGTGGCGCTCGGATGTGCACTTTGCTCGGAAGCAGCTGCTCTGTCCCGACGGTGAGTGGGGGGTCCCGGGGAGGGGGTCGTGAGGGGCGGTGGGGGTGggcagacaccccccccctcaCTGCCCCTCTCCCAGTCTCACGCAGGCACTttgggctgctggggctggcgcTGGCGCTGGGGCTGGTGGTGACCGTGCTGCTCTTCAACTGCCGTGGTGCCTGGAGGCCGGCTGACGGTGAGGGACACCCTGGAGGGCTGCGGGCTGAGGGTGCAGCGGCCACGGTGGCCATGGGGCTGGGGTGCCAGGGGGTGCtggctccctgggctgcagagggTCCTGGGGCAGTGTTGTGGATACTTGGATGCCCTTGGGGGATGCCAGGGTGTCCCCGGGGAATGCCAGATGGGCTTGGGGCAGGGCTGTCACCGCTGTCCTCTCCGTCCCGCAGGTGCCCCAGGCGGACGCCCCGTGCTGCTGCTGTACTCGCCGGACTCGGAGGAGCACCTGGGGCTGGTGTGCGCCCTGGCCGAACGGCTGCGCACGGGGCTGGGCTGCGACGTGCGCCTGGACCTGTGGGAAGCAGGTGGCGTGGGGCAGGCGGGTGCCCTGCCCTGGCTCTACGCCCAGCGGGGCCGCGTGGGCCGCCAGCGTGGCAccgtcctcctcctctggaGCCGGGGCAGCGCTCGGCTCTTTCGCCGGTGGCGGGTCGGGGCAGCCGGCGGGATCCCCGGAGACGCCCACGACATCTTCGGGGCGGCCATGGCCTGCCTACATGGGGAGCTGGGGTCTGCGGGCTGCGGCGGTGGCTGGGTGCTGGCCTACTTCAGCCGGCTCTGCAGCCCCCGCGACGTGCCCCGGCCCCTCCGGCCCCTGCCCACCTACCGCCTGCCCCAACAGCTGCCCGGGCTGCTGGGTGCCCTGCggggcagccccccggccccccgccgctgccaccggggcagggtgggggggctcCTGCACCGGCTGCTGGAggcgggggccggggagggcagccccccaccccagccccccggGGCGGCTGCTGGCACCTGAGCGCCCAcgctggggctgagctgggcatTGCTGCGAGGCCGGCGGGGCtgggtgcagcccccccccccacccggtGAGGGCAGGGGCCCATCACGGAGGCGCAGGGCTCGGCTGAGCGCGCCGACCGCGGCGGCAGGAGGGGTGCCCGTGGGAGCCGTGGGTGCCGCGCCGCAGGGTCCCGAGCGGGGCTGGCCCCCGGCCGCAGGATGTGCCGTGGGGGGCCGGGGCGAGCGTCCCGCCGGGTCCCTCGGGCCGGGAGCGGAGGTGCTGTCCCGGGCAGGGGCAGCTTTATTTCCACACAGGGACTCGCTTCAGAGCAGAGCCGGGATCCGGGGAAGCCCCTTGAGATGGCACAGCAGGGCGAGGGGCCAGGGCGGCGCTGGAAGAAGCcgggcggtggcggggggggggggggtctccccgCCTTGCCTGGGGCACGGGGGGCCGGCGAGGACGGGTGCTGTGCAGAGCCCGGCCCTGCTCCTCGCTGCCGCGCTGCCACCGGGACCTTGTCTGGGGTGGGAGCAATAAAGGCACCGTTTCACGCTGCCCCGCCGTCCCTATGGTGTGCCGGGGCTCGACCCTGCAGCATatggcggggggggcgggggggggggggggcaagaggACGCACCGGGGCAGGATTGCAGCCTGTCCCGGCACAGCCGCCGCACCGCGTCCCGCAGCCGCTGCCGGCTCCCCGGGACCGGCCTGGGCACCGTGCCCGGGCCGTGGGGCCTCCCCGGtccccgcggggggggggggggggggggggccctgagCCCTCCCGGCGGTGCCGGGGCGCGAAGCCCGTCGTCGGGTCGGtgcggga from Aquila chrysaetos chrysaetos chromosome 20, bAquChr1.4, whole genome shotgun sequence includes these protein-coding regions:
- the RPUSD3 gene encoding mitochondrial mRNA pseudouridine synthase RPUSD3 isoform X4 gives rise to the protein MATAAGSKRLGGRSARPEARLYGRGGGAPPPRPRLRAGALPPWRAGAPPRACWRAPRGALLALSKPPGLPVLGRSGELSLVLLLPVLRRRLGLPAELHVVKAPARECSGLVLLSGCHRATEQLQRFFADARRRGQYPATYHAVTVGVPAEAEGEIRAGLRWQQQGDTTVVVPVPAPGRRSLARKEVKSTLTHYRVLGTAGGCALLQLQPRTAFPEQLPVHLTLLLCPALGDHKHSSRVGRVLGVPFLLPPEAAPTRTQMLDEELLCRLGISPRQLHRLPLHLHLQQLVLPQGPLCAPPPPPFLRTLRRLGLPGHPEPPATRSPLPPH
- the RPUSD3 gene encoding mitochondrial mRNA pseudouridine synthase RPUSD3 isoform X2, whose product is MAVAGVPPRLGPASAQAHYRHGGRGHRRARAGARRGVGAAAGPRGDAGAAGGFCGAPGRSPAGAEQAPRPARPGALRGAEPGVAAAGAETTPGPPRRAPRGEGSRQGVFRPRPPVRLPPRHRAAPAVLCRCPSQRPVPRHVPVSPRDPAVPARGGGPRPLLTPSPHSAVTVGVPAEAEGEIRAGLRWQQQGDTTVVVPVPAPGRRSLARKEVKSTLTHYRVLGTAGGCALLQLQPRTAFPEQLPVHLTLLLCPALGDHKHSSRVGRVLGVPFLLPPEAAPTRTQMLDEELLCRLGISPRQLHRLPLHLHLQQLVLPQGPLCAPPPPPFLRTLRRLGLPGHPEPPATRSPLPPH
- the RPUSD3 gene encoding mitochondrial mRNA pseudouridine synthase RPUSD3 isoform X3; translated protein: MATAAGSKRLGGRSARPEARLYGRGGGAPPPRPRLRAGALPPWRAGAPPRACWRAPRGALLALSKPPGLPVLGRSGELSLVLLLPVLRRRLGLPAELHVVKAPARAPTTRRECSGLVLLSGCHRATEQLQRFFADARRRGQYPATYHAVTVGVPAEAEGEIRAGLRWQQQGDTTVVVPVPAPGRRSLARKEVKSTLTHYRVLGTAGGCALLQLQPRTAFPEQLPVHLTLLLCPALGDHKHSSRVGRVLGVPFLLPPEAAPTRTQMLDEELLCRLGISPRQLHRLPLHLHLQQLVLPQGPLCAPPPPPFLRTLRRLGLPGHPEPPATRSPLPPH
- the RPUSD3 gene encoding mitochondrial mRNA pseudouridine synthase RPUSD3 isoform X1; the protein is MAVAGVPPRLGPASAQAHYRHGGRGHRRARAGARRGVGAAAGPRGDAGAAGGFCGAPGRSPAGAEQAPRPARPGALRGAEPGVAAAGAETTPGPPRRAPRGEGSRQSSHDPQGVFRPRPPVRLPPRHRAAPAVLCRCPSQRPVPRHVPVSPRDPAVPARGGGPRPLLTPSPHSAVTVGVPAEAEGEIRAGLRWQQQGDTTVVVPVPAPGRRSLARKEVKSTLTHYRVLGTAGGCALLQLQPRTAFPEQLPVHLTLLLCPALGDHKHSSRVGRVLGVPFLLPPEAAPTRTQMLDEELLCRLGISPRQLHRLPLHLHLQQLVLPQGPLCAPPPPPFLRTLRRLGLPGHPEPPATRSPLPPH
- the IL17RE gene encoding interleukin-17 receptor E encodes the protein MGRPVSLAVAAALLLVLPGTGAAVTRLRVSANFECRATADSTLSRPRCHRPARPGPGPPLKPPALALSRARLCLPSQPCQPCLRVRLALPAAELGGVRGLQLNFLELGSNRAGWLQVWRRHRAPGSSLWQVRFDCFPAESGRQVLVSLRTIPDRGLALSRSRLVVAEPPGPVFTHAWVPEARAIEVWVPEGPALMVRLCHQLALECEELPRPFHRQVLVLGGRRVSLPYEFLVPCLCVEASYPHHDSPRSKRCPFRDQPDAYGPELWSSVRFHDYSASSKDQMAMVLSASCPLHPRATLCWREAAAESAPCHDVPNSTASEEEQAYTLDKVDVHPQLCFRFSYGNSSHVECPHRPETAWNVSVSVRGLQLHLHLTSSIPAAFSAALCQRRGRQCEPEAPFYTVTRPEGSAPGELALLLPVHVLGSCVLVWRSDVHFARKQLLCPDVSRRHFGLLGLALALGLVVTVLLFNCRGAWRPADGAPGGRPVLLLYSPDSEEHLGLVCALAERLRTGLGCDVRLDLWEAGGVGQAGALPWLYAQRGRVGRQRGTVLLLWSRGSARLFRRWRVGAAGGIPGDAHDIFGAAMACLHGELGSAGCGGGWVLAYFSRLCSPRDVPRPLRPLPTYRLPQQLPGLLGALRGSPPAPRRCHRGRVGGLLHRLLEAGAGEGSPPPQPPGAAAGT
- the JAGN1 gene encoding protein jagunal homolog 1; amino-acid sequence: MASRGGPRATGTDGSDFQHRERVASHYQMSVALKSEIKKLIYTHVGIWLLLLAQMCVGHLKLLPHDQVAMPYQWEYPYLLSILPSLLGLLSFPRNNISYLVLSMISTGLFSVAPLIYGAMEMFPMAQQLYRHGKAYRFIFGFSAVSVMYLVVVVAAQVHGWQLYYSKKLLDSWFTSTQEKKKK
- the RPUSD3 gene encoding mitochondrial mRNA pseudouridine synthase RPUSD3 isoform X6 → MAGGGTAARVLARAAGWGRPLGPEETLGLLEASVVHREGALLALSKPPGLPVLGRSGELSLVLLLPVLRRRLGLPAELHVVKAPARECSGLVLLSGCHRATEQLQRFFADARRRGQYPATYHAVTVGVPAEAEGEIRAGLRWQQQGDTTVVVPVPAPGRRSLARKEVKSTLTHYRVLGTAGGCALLQLQPRTAFPEQLPVHLTLLLCPALGDHKHSSRVGRVLGVPFLLPPEAAPTRTQMLDEELLCRLGISPRQLHRLPLHLHLQQLVLPQGPLCAPPPPPFLRTLRRLGLPGHPEPPATRSPLPPH
- the RPUSD3 gene encoding mitochondrial mRNA pseudouridine synthase RPUSD3 isoform X5, with the protein product MAGGGTAARVLARAAGWGRPLGPEETLGLLEASVVHREGALLALSKPPGLPVLGRSGELSLVLLLPVLRRRLGLPAELHVVKAPARAPTTRRECSGLVLLSGCHRATEQLQRFFADARRRGQYPATYHAVTVGVPAEAEGEIRAGLRWQQQGDTTVVVPVPAPGRRSLARKEVKSTLTHYRVLGTAGGCALLQLQPRTAFPEQLPVHLTLLLCPALGDHKHSSRVGRVLGVPFLLPPEAAPTRTQMLDEELLCRLGISPRQLHRLPLHLHLQQLVLPQGPLCAPPPPPFLRTLRRLGLPGHPEPPATRSPLPPH